In Flavobacterium gelatinilyticum, a genomic segment contains:
- a CDS encoding protease complex subunit PrcB family protein: protein MKKLMLSLFVAFGIAACSLGNDDLPNVDCGSNAELPFTGIPLLCNYSVKTLPNNPAFILIDSKEKLESNFTKHENTCTVASDPTIDFTKYNLVALFGGAKPTNGYAIKMTTIVQNNCEIIINFFEKGPQTGETLVQTPTYPSDFILIPKTNKTILFNRTNESPDNIVIGSFGAQNNFFQINDYNILTFLNVQTDKYEFAQYKNTVKTKRSEYTIFLKTIPAEITALKGKTKTYGTPDNEDQGGVYFELRQGISVTKIYIDNNDTDDQSAEIKAFKKVIKDKIATLK, encoded by the coding sequence ATGAAAAAATTAATGCTAAGCTTATTTGTAGCTTTCGGAATTGCTGCGTGCTCACTTGGAAATGATGATTTACCGAATGTTGACTGCGGCTCTAATGCAGAATTACCTTTTACGGGAATTCCTCTTTTGTGTAATTACAGTGTTAAAACCCTTCCTAATAATCCTGCTTTTATTTTGATAGATTCAAAGGAAAAACTGGAAAGTAATTTTACAAAGCACGAAAATACCTGTACAGTGGCAAGTGATCCAACTATCGATTTTACGAAATACAATTTGGTTGCGTTGTTTGGAGGAGCTAAACCTACAAACGGTTATGCTATAAAAATGACTACAATTGTACAGAACAACTGCGAAATCATTATCAATTTCTTCGAAAAAGGACCACAGACAGGCGAAACTTTAGTTCAGACTCCTACGTATCCTTCAGATTTTATCCTGATTCCAAAAACTAACAAAACGATTCTTTTTAACAGAACAAATGAAAGTCCGGATAATATTGTAATTGGAAGTTTTGGTGCTCAGAACAATTTCTTCCAGATCAATGATTATAACATTTTGACTTTCCTGAATGTTCAGACTGATAAATATGAATTTGCTCAATATAAAAACACAGTTAAAACTAAAAGAAGTGAATATACTATATTCTTAAAAACGATTCCTGCAGAAATTACAGCATTAAAAGGTAAAACGAAAACATACGGTACTCCGGACAATGAGGATCAGGGAGGTGTTTATTTTGAGTTACGTCAGGGAATCAGTGTTACTAAAATTTACATTGACAATAATGACACTGATGACCAGAGTGCAGAAATAAAAGCATTTAAAAAAGTTATTAAAGATAAAATCGCCACTTTAAAATAA
- a CDS encoding TetR family transcriptional regulator C-terminal domain-containing protein, translating to MTANKKVITKDDIVSKYMDEVLEKGQKPKSVYHFAKENDFTEAEFYAFFGTLEGLEKEIFRLFFENTVNLLHANEDYQEYDMKNKMLSFYFTFFEILTANRSYVLQSLKIDRNPLKNLVQLTTLRNSFKEYVSEILTDDYRLEVEKLQKFQEKTIQESAWLQLMLTIKFWMEDESAAFEKTDIFIEKSVNASFELMNIAPVNHLIDLGKFLFKEKIYSKS from the coding sequence ATGACGGCTAATAAAAAGGTAATTACCAAAGATGATATCGTTTCAAAATATATGGATGAGGTTTTGGAAAAAGGACAAAAACCAAAGTCGGTTTATCATTTTGCAAAAGAAAATGATTTTACCGAAGCTGAATTTTATGCTTTTTTTGGAACACTTGAAGGTTTAGAAAAAGAAATATTCCGATTGTTTTTTGAAAACACGGTTAATCTGCTTCATGCCAACGAAGATTATCAGGAATATGATATGAAAAACAAAATGCTGAGTTTTTATTTCACTTTCTTCGAAATCCTTACAGCCAACAGAAGTTATGTGCTGCAGTCGCTTAAAATCGACCGGAATCCGCTTAAAAATTTAGTACAGTTAACCACACTTCGTAACAGTTTTAAAGAATATGTTTCGGAAATCCTGACAGATGATTACAGACTGGAAGTAGAAAAATTACAAAAGTTTCAGGAAAAGACCATTCAGGAATCGGCCTGGCTGCAATTAATGCTTACAATTAAATTCTGGATGGAAGATGAATCCGCAGCATTTGAAAAAACCGATATTTTTATCGAAAAATCTGTTAATGCCTCATTTGAGCTGATGAATATCGCGCCCGTGAATCATCTAATAGATTTAGGAAAGTTTCTTTTTAAAGAAAAAATATACAGCAAATCATGA
- a CDS encoding VOC family protein, with protein MVKFGYTILYVEDVEKSIEFYENAFEFKRKFISPDNDYGELNTGETTISFASKKLASQNLEDGFLESSLEDKPFAIELGFITEDVGHLVQKATSFGAVLVSEPKKKPWGQVVAYVRDPEGFLLEICTPIEQ; from the coding sequence ATGGTAAAGTTTGGATATACGATTTTATACGTAGAAGACGTAGAAAAATCAATAGAGTTTTATGAAAATGCATTTGAATTCAAGAGGAAATTTATAAGTCCGGACAATGATTACGGAGAATTAAATACCGGGGAAACCACTATTTCGTTTGCATCTAAAAAACTGGCTTCGCAAAATTTAGAAGACGGTTTCCTGGAAAGCAGTTTAGAAGACAAACCCTTTGCAATAGAATTAGGGTTTATAACCGAAGATGTTGGACATTTGGTTCAGAAAGCGACTTCATTTGGAGCAGTTTTAGTTTCGGAACCCAAGAAAAAACCATGGGGACAAGTCGTGGCGTATGTCCGCGATCCCGAAGGTTTTTTATTAGAGATTTGCACACCGATTGAGCAATAA
- a CDS encoding ABC1 kinase family protein — protein MKTIDYIPTSKIERAGKLVQTGAKIGVNYVKHYAEKIVNPDLTRDKLNENNAEDIYDGLKSLKGSALKVAQMLSMDKNFLPQAYVEKFSLSQFSVPPLSAPLVLKTFKNNFGKTPTEIFDEFNPNSVNAASIGQVHVAKKNDKKLAVKIQYPGVANSISSDLALVKPIAIRMFNLQGKDSDKYFKEVEDKLIEETNYLLELKQSQEVVEACSKIENIIFPNYYPEFSSEKIITMDWMMGIHLSEFTAKNTDREAGDKIGQALWDFYMYQIHVLRKVHADPHPGNFLVDDQNQLIALDFGCMKQIPDDFYTPYFELINKDVITDSKLFNEKLFELEILRADDTPAEIEYFTAMFHDLLSLFTKPFQNEAFDFANEEFFNAIADLGKRFSEDTNLKKMNGNRGSKHFIYMNRTFFGLYNLMFDLKAKIVVDNYLKY, from the coding sequence ATGAAAACAATCGATTATATTCCAACGTCAAAAATAGAAAGAGCCGGAAAACTGGTTCAGACCGGAGCTAAAATTGGAGTTAACTATGTAAAACATTACGCGGAAAAAATCGTTAATCCGGATTTGACCCGCGACAAACTAAACGAAAACAACGCAGAAGATATTTACGACGGACTAAAAAGCTTAAAAGGAAGTGCCCTGAAAGTAGCTCAAATGCTGAGTATGGACAAGAACTTTCTGCCTCAGGCGTATGTAGAGAAATTTTCATTATCGCAATTTTCTGTACCGCCGCTTTCTGCTCCGCTGGTTTTAAAAACCTTTAAAAATAATTTTGGAAAAACACCAACAGAAATTTTTGATGAATTTAATCCAAATTCGGTGAACGCTGCCAGTATTGGGCAGGTTCATGTGGCGAAGAAGAACGATAAAAAACTGGCCGTTAAAATTCAGTATCCCGGTGTTGCCAACAGTATTTCTTCGGATCTGGCTTTGGTAAAACCTATCGCAATTCGAATGTTTAATCTGCAGGGAAAAGATTCTGATAAATATTTTAAAGAGGTCGAAGATAAACTTATCGAAGAAACCAACTATCTGCTGGAATTAAAACAAAGTCAGGAAGTAGTTGAGGCCTGCAGTAAAATCGAAAATATCATTTTCCCAAATTACTATCCCGAATTTTCATCAGAGAAAATCATTACAATGGACTGGATGATGGGAATTCATCTTTCTGAATTTACAGCGAAAAACACAGATCGCGAAGCTGGAGATAAAATAGGGCAGGCGCTTTGGGATTTTTATATGTACCAGATTCATGTTTTAAGAAAAGTACATGCAGATCCGCATCCGGGAAATTTTCTGGTTGACGATCAGAATCAGTTAATAGCATTGGATTTTGGATGTATGAAACAAATTCCGGACGATTTCTATACTCCGTATTTTGAATTAATCAATAAAGATGTTATTACAGATTCTAAATTGTTTAACGAGAAATTATTCGAGTTAGAGATTTTACGAGCTGATGATACACCGGCAGAAATTGAATATTTCACCGCAATGTTCCATGATTTATTGTCGCTTTTCACCAAGCCGTTTCAGAACGAAGCTTTTGATTTTGCCAATGAAGAATTCTTCAACGCTATAGCCGATTTAGGAAAACGTTTCTCTGAAGATACGAACCTGAAAAAAATGAACGGAAACCGAGGTTCTAAGCATTTTATCTACATGAACCGTACTTTCTTTGGTTTGTACAATTTAATGTTTGATCTGAAAGCGAAGATTGTAGTTGATAATTATTTGAAATATTAG
- a CDS encoding sterol desaturase family protein, with the protein MISFLIFLGVFLFMECVTWLTHKYVMHGFMWYFHADHHQPKYENTFERNDIFFVIFAIPSIILFYFGVRGGFNYLFFIACGVTLYGACYFLIHDVLIHQRFKWFKNTKNKYLIGLRKAHKIHHKHLGKEKGECFGMLFVPFKYYRM; encoded by the coding sequence ATGATTTCCTTTTTAATCTTTTTAGGCGTTTTTCTGTTTATGGAATGTGTTACGTGGCTTACACATAAGTACGTTATGCATGGTTTTATGTGGTATTTCCACGCCGACCACCATCAGCCTAAATACGAGAATACTTTTGAGCGCAACGATATCTTCTTTGTTATTTTTGCCATCCCGAGTATTATCTTATTCTATTTTGGCGTTCGGGGCGGCTTTAATTATTTGTTTTTCATAGCCTGCGGTGTTACACTTTATGGTGCCTGCTATTTTTTAATTCACGATGTTTTGATTCATCAGCGTTTTAAATGGTTTAAAAACACTAAAAACAAATACCTCATCGGGCTCAGAAAAGCGCATAAAATACACCATAAACACCTTGGTAAAGAAAAAGGAGAATGTTTCGGGATGTTGTTTGTACCATTTAAATATTATAGAATGTAA
- a CDS encoding cryptochrome/photolyase family protein, producing the protein MTKQKVTLFWFRRDLRLEDNTGLFHALQSDFPVVPLFIFDDDILEHLPKNDARVTFIYDSLQKINSELNKIGSSILIKKGKTKDVWKSLIEEFEIQNIFFNKDYEPFSIKRDTAISALLKENGIETFSYKDHVIFEEKEITKADGSPYTVYTPYKNKWLEKYHFLGAAPESDLTPYHYNFAKNTFAFPDLESIGFERSSIKVLPHNLTQIGNYKETRDFPALDSTSYLSPHLRFGTVSIRKLVNWADRKNQTFLSELIWREFFIQILFSFPNCVNHNFKSNYDGIQWRNNEEDFKRWCSGTTGYPMVDAGMRQLNETGYMHNRVRMVVASFLCKHLLINWQWGEAYFAEKLLDFELASNVGNWQWAAGTGCDAAPYFRVFNPEIQQKKFDEKGEYIRKWIPEFDLRYNEPMVDHAFARDRAIETYKRGIVK; encoded by the coding sequence ATGACAAAACAAAAAGTTACCCTTTTCTGGTTCAGACGCGATTTGCGCTTAGAAGACAACACCGGATTATTCCACGCTTTACAATCGGATTTTCCTGTTGTGCCTCTTTTTATTTTCGATGATGACATTTTAGAACATCTTCCAAAAAACGATGCCAGAGTAACTTTTATATACGATTCACTTCAAAAAATAAATTCCGAATTAAACAAAATCGGCTCCTCAATCCTCATTAAAAAAGGAAAAACAAAAGACGTCTGGAAATCGCTGATAGAAGAATTTGAAATTCAGAATATTTTCTTCAATAAAGATTACGAACCTTTTTCTATTAAGCGTGATACTGCGATTTCCGCTTTATTAAAAGAAAACGGCATAGAAACTTTTTCATACAAAGACCACGTGATTTTTGAAGAAAAAGAAATCACAAAAGCCGACGGAAGTCCCTATACCGTTTACACACCTTATAAAAACAAATGGCTCGAAAAATATCATTTTTTAGGAGCTGCCCCTGAAAGTGATTTAACTCCTTATCATTACAATTTCGCGAAAAATACATTTGCTTTTCCGGATTTAGAATCCATTGGTTTCGAAAGAAGTTCCATAAAAGTTCTTCCTCACAATTTAACACAGATTGGCAATTATAAAGAAACAAGGGATTTTCCGGCTCTCGACAGCACTTCGTATCTTTCGCCTCATTTGCGATTTGGAACTGTAAGTATTCGAAAATTGGTAAATTGGGCAGACCGAAAAAACCAAACCTTTTTAAGCGAATTAATCTGGAGAGAGTTCTTTATTCAGATTCTGTTTAGTTTTCCCAACTGCGTCAATCATAATTTCAAATCCAATTACGACGGGATTCAATGGCGTAATAACGAAGAAGATTTTAAACGGTGGTGTTCCGGCACAACCGGCTACCCTATGGTCGATGCCGGAATGCGTCAGTTAAACGAAACCGGATATATGCACAATCGAGTTCGTATGGTTGTCGCCAGCTTTTTATGCAAACATTTACTAATTAACTGGCAGTGGGGCGAAGCTTATTTTGCTGAAAAACTATTAGATTTCGAACTGGCTTCAAATGTGGGAAACTGGCAGTGGGCAGCAGGAACCGGCTGCGATGCTGCACCATATTTCAGGGTTTTTAATCCGGAAATCCAACAAAAGAAATTTGACGAAAAAGGCGAATACATCCGCAAATGGATTCCGGAATTTGATTTGCGCTACAACGAACCTATGGTCGATCATGCCTTTGCCAGAGATCGTGCAATTGAAACTTATAAACGAGGAATCGTTAAGTAA
- a CDS encoding phytoene/squalene synthase family protein: MKSLFDAVSFKCSKLVTKNYSSSFSLAVKMLSPSIRDAIYSIYGFVRFADEIVDSFHDYEKEYLIEDFEKEYYKAMELGISLNPILNSFQHTVKQYNITDDMVQAFLRSMKLDLIKSNYQTQTEYIDYIYGSADVVGLMCLKVFVAGKEHKYEQLKNEAMRLGSAFQKVNFLRDLKDDNLILNRTYFPGVNLNNFNEDSKTQIIKEIEEDFRIAYQGIVKLPIEAKFGVYTAYVYYKKLLKKLKKTPYYEIGNSRIRVSNYTKAGLLAQSFVTYKLKLV, from the coding sequence ATGAAATCACTATTCGACGCCGTTTCTTTCAAATGCAGCAAATTGGTAACTAAAAATTACAGCTCTTCTTTTTCGCTTGCCGTCAAAATGCTGTCTCCAAGCATTCGAGATGCTATTTACAGCATTTACGGATTCGTTCGTTTTGCCGATGAAATTGTAGATTCATTTCACGATTACGAAAAAGAATATCTTATCGAAGATTTCGAGAAAGAATATTACAAAGCTATGGAACTGGGTATTAGCTTAAATCCTATTTTAAATTCGTTCCAGCACACTGTAAAACAATACAATATAACAGACGATATGGTTCAGGCTTTTTTACGAAGCATGAAACTCGACCTTATAAAATCGAATTACCAAACACAAACAGAATACATCGATTACATTTATGGCTCTGCCGATGTTGTGGGTTTAATGTGCCTGAAGGTTTTCGTTGCCGGAAAAGAACATAAATACGAACAGCTTAAAAATGAGGCCATGCGTTTGGGCTCGGCTTTTCAGAAAGTAAATTTTTTAAGGGATTTAAAAGATGATAACCTAATCTTAAACCGAACGTATTTTCCGGGAGTTAATCTCAATAATTTCAACGAAGATTCGAAAACGCAAATCATAAAAGAAATCGAAGAAGATTTTAGAATCGCCTATCAGGGAATCGTAAAACTGCCTATCGAAGCTAAATTTGGCGTTTACACGGCTTATGTTTATTACAAAAAACTTCTTAAAAAACTAAAAAAAACACCGTATTACGAAATTGGCAATTCCAGAATCCGGGTTTCCAATTATACCAAAGCAGGGCTTTTAGCACAATCTTTTGTAACGTATAAATTGAAGTTGGTATAA
- the rmuC gene encoding DNA recombination protein RmuC, producing the protein MTDFLPVLLAFVVALLIGIYLGKLLFSAKFQSEKVGLEERLHASTNQLQQQKEQFETERMNFQKQFQLSNSEKEAIRTEKDSLAIQLSKKEVDFENLWERHKEQKSEINELQAKFTKEFENLANKILEEKSAKFTEQNTVNMKSILLPLQDKIQGFEQKVEQTHKESIDYHAALRQQIIGLSEMNAQMSKETLNLTKALKGDSKMQGNWGELVLERVLEKSGLEKGREYEVQQSFINAEGNRVFPDVVINLPDGKKMIVDSKVSLAAYEKWVNEESDLLKPEFLKEHIISIKRHVEQLGSKNYHDLYQIESPDFVLLFIPIEPAFAIALNEDPTLYNKAFDRNIVIVTPSTLLATLRTIDSMWTNQKQQENAFEIARQAGALYDKFEGFVVDLVRIGNKIKDTKSEYESAMNKLVDGKGNLISSVERLKKMGAKAKKSLPESIITRALNADETETDLLNENIT; encoded by the coding sequence ATGACAGATTTTCTTCCGGTTTTACTGGCTTTTGTGGTCGCTTTACTAATAGGTATATATTTAGGGAAACTTTTGTTTTCGGCTAAATTTCAGTCAGAAAAAGTGGGGCTGGAGGAAAGGCTTCACGCCAGTACTAATCAGCTGCAGCAGCAAAAAGAACAGTTCGAAACAGAAAGGATGAATTTTCAGAAGCAGTTTCAGTTATCCAATTCCGAAAAAGAAGCGATTCGCACCGAAAAAGACAGTCTGGCCATTCAGCTGTCTAAAAAAGAAGTCGATTTTGAAAATCTTTGGGAACGTCATAAAGAACAGAAAAGCGAAATCAACGAACTTCAGGCAAAATTTACCAAAGAGTTTGAGAATCTGGCAAACAAAATCCTCGAAGAAAAATCGGCAAAATTTACCGAACAAAATACGGTGAATATGAAAAGTATTCTGTTACCGCTGCAGGATAAAATTCAGGGATTCGAGCAAAAGGTCGAGCAGACTCACAAAGAAAGTATCGATTATCACGCCGCACTCCGCCAGCAGATTATTGGTTTAAGTGAAATGAACGCTCAAATGAGTAAAGAAACCCTGAATCTGACCAAAGCCTTAAAAGGCGACAGCAAAATGCAGGGTAATTGGGGCGAACTTGTTCTGGAACGTGTGCTCGAAAAATCAGGCCTCGAAAAAGGACGTGAATATGAAGTGCAGCAGAGTTTTATAAATGCCGAAGGAAATCGTGTTTTTCCGGATGTTGTAATTAATCTGCCGGACGGTAAGAAAATGATTGTCGATTCTAAAGTTTCACTTGCTGCGTATGAAAAATGGGTAAACGAAGAGTCGGATTTATTAAAACCGGAATTTTTAAAAGAACATATTATTTCCATAAAAAGACATGTTGAGCAATTAGGAAGTAAAAATTACCACGATTTATACCAAATAGAAAGTCCGGATTTTGTATTGCTCTTTATCCCGATAGAGCCGGCTTTTGCCATCGCCTTAAACGAAGATCCGACTTTGTACAATAAAGCCTTTGACCGTAATATTGTAATCGTAACGCCAAGTACTTTACTGGCAACCCTGCGTACGATTGACAGTATGTGGACGAATCAAAAACAGCAGGAAAATGCTTTTGAAATTGCCCGTCAGGCCGGAGCACTTTACGATAAATTTGAAGGTTTTGTGGTCGATCTGGTACGAATTGGCAACAAAATAAAAGACACCAAGTCTGAGTACGAAAGTGCGATGAACAAACTCGTTGACGGAAAAGGAAACCTGATTTCGAGCGTAGAAAGATTAAAAAAAATGGGAGCGAAAGCAAAAAAATCACTTCCGGAAAGCATCATAACCAGAGCTTTAAATGCTGATGAAACCGAAACCGACTTATTGAACGAGAATATTACATAA
- a CDS encoding TIGR01777 family oxidoreductase, which yields MSQNVLLTGGSGFIGKHLTKVLIAGGYSVSVLSRSDKENTDKITYYKWNPDKDFIDKNAVLNADFIIHLAGEGIVEKRWTEKRKKEILESRVKPIDLIFSVLEKNNKKLNAFISASAVGIYGAFTSDRICTETTPPENDFLGTTCQIWEAALDKFENLGIRTVKIRTGIVLGKDEGFMKKVAPNFKSGFGAVLGDGKQYIPWIHVEDLCQIYCKAVTDELHGPYNAAVSDNTTNKSLSKTLASLYGYTIWLPNIPAFVLKMALGEMSAAVLTGQRVSSEKIENTGFEFQFTDLEKALSSCIH from the coding sequence ATGTCTCAAAATGTTCTATTAACGGGCGGCAGCGGCTTCATTGGAAAACATCTGACTAAGGTCCTGATTGCAGGAGGTTATTCTGTATCTGTTTTGAGTCGTTCGGATAAAGAAAACACAGATAAAATCACTTATTATAAATGGAATCCGGACAAAGATTTTATTGATAAAAATGCTGTTTTAAATGCCGATTTCATCATTCATCTGGCGGGCGAAGGAATTGTTGAAAAAAGATGGACCGAAAAACGTAAAAAAGAAATTCTGGAAAGCCGTGTAAAACCCATTGATCTTATTTTTTCGGTTCTTGAAAAAAACAATAAAAAGCTGAATGCTTTTATTTCGGCATCTGCTGTTGGGATCTACGGTGCTTTTACAAGTGACCGGATTTGCACTGAAACAACACCTCCCGAAAATGACTTTTTAGGAACTACCTGCCAGATCTGGGAAGCGGCTCTTGATAAGTTTGAAAATTTAGGAATCAGAACCGTAAAAATCAGAACGGGAATTGTTTTAGGAAAAGACGAAGGCTTCATGAAAAAAGTCGCACCAAACTTTAAATCGGGATTTGGTGCGGTTTTAGGAGACGGAAAGCAATATATCCCGTGGATTCATGTTGAAGATTTATGCCAGATTTACTGCAAAGCGGTTACAGATGAATTGCATGGTCCTTACAATGCAGCTGTAAGCGACAATACTACAAATAAGAGTCTTTCTAAAACACTGGCATCATTGTACGGCTACACAATCTGGCTGCCCAATATTCCTGCTTTTGTCCTTAAAATGGCTTTGGGCGAAATGAGCGCAGCAGTTTTAACAGGACAGAGGGTTTCATCAGAAAAAATTGAGAATACCGGATTCGAATTTCAATTTACTGATCTCGAAAAAGCGTTAAGCAGCTGTATTCATTAA
- a CDS encoding acyl-CoA thioesterase: MAADFKPVSSSKISISELMLPSHTNFSGKIHGGYILQLLDQIAFASASKFSGNYCVTASVDTVNFLKPIEVGELVTMKASVNYVGRSSMIVGIRVEAENIQTGEIKHCNSSYFTMVAKDKDGKSVQVPGLILSNLEEVRRFRKAIKHIEVKKEIEEHEKVTTVNFIEDLANFDKYNVLLEIR; encoded by the coding sequence ATGGCTGCAGATTTTAAACCCGTTTCATCATCAAAGATTAGCATTTCAGAGTTAATGCTTCCGTCGCATACCAACTTCAGTGGTAAAATTCACGGGGGATACATTTTGCAATTATTAGACCAGATTGCTTTTGCCTCGGCATCCAAATTCAGCGGTAATTATTGTGTAACTGCTTCTGTAGATACTGTGAATTTTCTTAAACCAATAGAAGTAGGTGAATTAGTAACCATGAAAGCCTCTGTAAATTATGTGGGAAGAAGTTCTATGATTGTAGGCATTCGTGTTGAAGCCGAAAATATCCAGACCGGAGAAATTAAACATTGTAATTCCTCTTATTTTACAATGGTTGCCAAAGACAAAGACGGAAAAAGCGTTCAGGTTCCGGGATTAATTTTATCGAACCTGGAAGAAGTCCGCCGATTTAGAAAAGCAATCAAACATATTGAAGTTAAGAAAGAAATTGAAGAACATGAAAAGGTAACGACCGTAAACTTCATTGAAGATTTGGCGAATTTTGATAAATATAATGTTCTTTTAGAAATCAGGTAA
- a CDS encoding SRPBCC family protein, producing MKIYKVATVQLINASIEDCWDFFSSPKNLQTITLDNMNFEIKDYDDKRMYQGQIITYTLKPLFGIKVSWVTEITACKENEYFIDIQRFGPYKLWHHKHFFEPTPDGGTKMTDIVHYALPLGILGRFMNRLIIKNKLKSIFDYRYNKIEELFNSKK from the coding sequence ATGAAAATATATAAAGTAGCAACCGTACAACTTATAAATGCAAGTATCGAAGACTGCTGGGATTTTTTCTCGAGTCCGAAAAACCTCCAGACGATCACGCTTGACAACATGAATTTCGAAATTAAAGATTACGATGATAAACGCATGTATCAGGGACAGATTATTACGTACACTTTAAAACCACTTTTTGGAATCAAAGTGTCATGGGTTACCGAAATTACGGCTTGTAAAGAAAATGAGTACTTTATCGACATTCAGCGTTTTGGCCCTTACAAGTTGTGGCATCACAAACACTTTTTCGAACCCACACCTGACGGCGGCACCAAAATGACAGACATTGTTCATTATGCTTTGCCATTGGGAATCCTTGGACGTTTCATGAACCGACTAATAATAAAAAACAAACTGAAAAGCATTTTCGATTACCGATATAATAAAATAGAAGAACTATTTAATTCAAAAAAATAA
- a CDS encoding YceI family protein, whose translation MKRTTLLILLFTAFSLLAQNKFKTNSAIVNFEASVPFFEEVKAVNKLGIIILEPESSTLICTVVIKDFRFKMDLMQEHFNDNYIESHRYPKAVFKGKIEKFDLKQINETAQEYEVKGKLNIHGKTKLVTVKAIINRTPEGIHFSSNFPISVSDFDIEIPYVVANKISKTVQTDLTGIMK comes from the coding sequence ATGAAAAGAACTACTTTACTTATTTTACTTTTTACCGCGTTTTCATTACTTGCCCAGAATAAATTTAAAACCAATTCGGCAATTGTAAATTTTGAAGCTTCTGTACCTTTTTTTGAAGAAGTAAAAGCGGTAAATAAACTCGGAATTATTATTCTCGAACCAGAATCCAGTACTTTGATCTGTACTGTTGTTATCAAAGATTTTCGTTTTAAAATGGATTTAATGCAGGAACATTTTAACGATAATTACATCGAAAGCCACCGTTATCCGAAAGCCGTTTTTAAAGGAAAAATCGAAAAATTCGATCTGAAACAAATAAACGAAACCGCTCAGGAATATGAAGTAAAAGGAAAACTCAACATTCACGGAAAAACAAAACTGGTTACTGTAAAAGCGATAATCAACAGAACACCCGAAGGAATCCATTTTTCGTCTAATTTTCCAATATCAGTTTCAGACTTTGATATCGAAATACCCTATGTTGTCGCGAATAAAATATCCAAAACAGTGCAGACTGACCTGACCGGAATTATGAAATAA